In Paenibacillus sp. BIC5C1, a genomic segment contains:
- a CDS encoding response regulator transcription factor codes for MERNNAVAQPATILLVDDEQDIIKLMEIYFGNEGYRVLTASDGVEALEQLKKEAIDLIILDVMMPNMDGIEACMKIREEQKMPIIMLSAKSMDMDKITGLSIGADDYVTKPFNPLELVARAKSQLRRYHTFNEGRENKEHEWVIDDLVINTDTHEVWVDEQLVRLTPREFAVLELLARHQGSVLSMEQIYRQVWKEEFMESNNTVMVHIRKIREKIELDSKHPKFIQTVWGVGYKMIKPQ; via the coding sequence ATGGAAAGGAATAATGCCGTGGCACAGCCAGCAACCATTCTGCTTGTGGATGATGAGCAGGATATTATTAAACTAATGGAAATTTATTTTGGTAATGAAGGATACCGGGTTCTGACAGCCAGTGATGGAGTCGAGGCGCTTGAGCAATTGAAGAAAGAGGCAATTGATCTGATTATTCTGGATGTCATGATGCCGAATATGGACGGAATTGAAGCATGTATGAAAATTCGGGAAGAGCAGAAAATGCCGATCATTATGCTGTCAGCCAAAAGCATGGATATGGATAAAATTACAGGGCTGAGCATCGGCGCTGATGATTATGTGACCAAGCCTTTTAACCCGCTTGAACTTGTGGCACGGGCAAAGTCACAGCTTCGCAGGTACCATACCTTCAATGAGGGTCGGGAAAACAAGGAGCATGAGTGGGTGATTGACGATCTGGTCATCAACACCGATACGCATGAAGTTTGGGTGGATGAGCAGCTAGTTCGTTTGACTCCCCGTGAATTTGCTGTTCTGGAGCTGCTGGCGCGCCATCAAGGTTCTGTACTTAGTATGGAGCAGATTTACAGACAGGTCTGGAAAGAAGAGTTTATGGAGTCCAACAACACAGTCATGGTGCATATCCGCAAGATTCGTGAGAAAATCGAACTCGACAGCAAACATCCCAAATTCATACAGACGGTATGGGGTGTTGGTTATAAGATGATCAAACCACAATAA
- a CDS encoding sensor histidine kinase — MNSKLINTVRWKFIYAFLLSGILTAAILYGGSKVVHSILAAQTYPNYSIPARGIRWLVNNIGSVPLMIMVGILGFVLFFFLFTRRVMLVLDEITAGIQEVAKGELSHRIEVKTSDEFGVVAASINQMAEQLQLSLQEERSAVAAKNDLITGISHDLRTPLTSILGFLEYIEKDRYQDEIEMRYYVSIAYEKSLTLRKLIDDLFEYTRVSGGSLPLSLTSLNLNPFLMQLAEEFSPMLEEAGMTYKIIGGQEPLWIQAAPGELVRAYENLFTNAIRYGAQGKVMEIALSLEGKEAVVRISNYGEPIPAQDLPHLFDRFYRVDKSRSRDTGGTGLGLAIAKSMIELHHGSIAAYSEQGRTDFVTRFPVTAAPINRDAEER; from the coding sequence ATGAATTCAAAATTAATTAACACAGTCCGGTGGAAATTTATCTACGCATTTCTGCTGAGTGGCATTTTGACGGCGGCTATTTTGTATGGTGGCAGCAAAGTTGTACACTCCATTCTAGCGGCTCAGACTTATCCTAATTATTCGATCCCTGCAAGGGGCATCAGGTGGCTGGTGAACAATATTGGGTCGGTGCCATTAATGATTATGGTTGGCATACTTGGTTTTGTGCTCTTCTTTTTCCTATTCACGCGTAGGGTGATGCTGGTTTTGGACGAGATTACAGCAGGAATTCAGGAAGTTGCCAAAGGAGAGCTGTCTCATCGGATCGAGGTGAAGACATCGGATGAATTTGGCGTTGTGGCTGCCAGTATTAATCAGATGGCCGAACAATTACAGCTGTCATTGCAGGAGGAGCGTAGTGCGGTTGCTGCGAAAAATGACTTAATTACAGGTATTTCTCATGATTTGAGGACTCCACTGACCTCTATTCTCGGATTTTTGGAATACATAGAGAAGGATCGCTATCAGGATGAAATTGAGATGCGCTATTACGTGAGTATTGCGTACGAGAAATCCTTAACATTAAGGAAGCTGATTGACGATTTGTTCGAATATACCCGTGTAAGTGGTGGTAGCTTACCCTTGTCATTGACTTCTTTGAACTTGAATCCGTTTCTGATGCAGCTTGCTGAAGAGTTCTCTCCGATGCTGGAAGAAGCGGGCATGACATACAAGATCATTGGTGGACAAGAACCTTTATGGATTCAGGCTGCTCCTGGAGAGCTTGTCCGTGCGTATGAGAACCTGTTCACTAACGCGATCCGTTATGGAGCACAGGGTAAAGTGATGGAGATCGCGTTGTCTCTTGAAGGTAAAGAAGCCGTGGTGCGGATCAGCAATTATGGTGAACCGATTCCGGCGCAGGATTTGCCGCATTTATTCGATCGATTCTACCGGGTAGACAAGTCCCGCTCTCGTGATACGGGCGGCACCGGGCTGGGGCTGGCTATTGCCAAATCCATGATTGAATTACATCACGGGAGTATCGCTGCATATAGTGAACAGGGCCGAACCGATTTTGTTACGCGTTTTCCTGTGACTGCTGCTCCGATAAACAGAGATGCAGAGGAACGGTAA
- a CDS encoding PBP1A family penicillin-binding protein, whose protein sequence is MLRSSIRRGIYHIFDASVVIVILLAVGYIYLVTYGEGVLRNHPEAILVASSTVITNADGTEISRLKVQTKGYAEHFDLKDMPDLLKQAFLATEDRRFYNHDGLDFIGIGRAVVQDVLHMNLSQGGSSITQQVARNLYLNGDKTLVRKVNEMSIAMAMEKRFSKDELLELYLNHIYMGSQQYGVKAAAWRYFGIKDLQQLELWQMATLAGIPKGPSIYNPVDREDLSKERRSVVLGLMHEQGIITKKQMDEARSVDYTPPNSASASTPGSTAPAYVSALDAVIEEASRLTGKSGAEIQSAGWTIRTGLDDQAQLAVEQTFSESSRFTDDREDEQVQASMVILDQHNGEVKAMMGGRDPVKGGINRATTDARQPGSAFKPIIAYGPALESGRFKPKSVLPDQRMKYGSYQPSNLGGRYRGTVTMSQAIENSINAPAVWLLHETGLGRAHQFADRLGIEMGKEDLHLSIALGGLHKGVSPLKMAQAYSVFANNGKFNTAHLIREITDSRGRKIYAFKPENKQVISTSTATVMTGMLQNVVSQGTGSRAQLSQHKVAGKTGTTQAALPGVSKEANRDLWFVGYTSKWTAAVWMGFDRTDAEHYMRSGSGVAADLFASVMKRALP, encoded by the coding sequence ATGTTGAGGTCCAGCATAAGGCGCGGAATTTATCATATATTTGATGCCTCGGTAGTAATCGTTATTTTGCTAGCTGTCGGCTATATCTATCTAGTTACTTACGGCGAAGGTGTACTTCGCAATCATCCTGAGGCCATTTTGGTGGCCTCTTCCACCGTCATTACCAATGCGGATGGAACAGAAATTTCAAGATTAAAAGTACAAACCAAGGGATATGCGGAGCATTTTGATTTGAAGGATATGCCCGATCTGTTAAAGCAGGCATTTCTGGCTACAGAAGATCGACGTTTCTATAACCACGATGGACTGGATTTTATCGGGATTGGCAGGGCTGTTGTGCAGGATGTTTTACATATGAACCTGAGTCAGGGAGGCAGCTCGATTACACAGCAAGTGGCCAGAAATCTGTATTTGAACGGAGATAAAACGCTGGTTCGCAAGGTGAATGAAATGTCGATTGCCATGGCGATGGAAAAGAGATTTAGCAAGGATGAGCTATTGGAGCTGTATTTGAATCACATTTATATGGGGAGCCAGCAATATGGGGTTAAAGCAGCGGCATGGCGCTACTTCGGGATTAAGGATCTACAACAGCTGGAGCTATGGCAAATGGCTACGCTCGCCGGAATCCCGAAGGGACCTTCTATATACAATCCGGTGGATAGGGAAGACCTGTCCAAAGAGAGGCGTTCTGTAGTTCTTGGACTCATGCATGAGCAAGGAATCATTACCAAGAAACAGATGGATGAGGCGCGAAGTGTCGACTATACACCGCCAAATTCAGCCTCTGCATCGACTCCAGGCTCAACAGCCCCTGCATACGTGTCTGCCTTGGATGCGGTAATCGAGGAGGCTTCCCGTCTCACCGGCAAGAGTGGAGCAGAGATTCAATCCGCAGGCTGGACCATTCGAACGGGATTGGATGATCAGGCGCAGCTGGCGGTGGAGCAAACATTCAGTGAATCTTCCCGGTTCACTGATGATCGTGAGGATGAGCAAGTGCAAGCGAGTATGGTCATACTGGACCAGCATAACGGTGAAGTCAAAGCGATGATGGGCGGGAGAGACCCTGTAAAAGGAGGCATTAACCGGGCAACCACGGATGCAAGGCAACCCGGTTCTGCATTTAAGCCCATTATTGCATATGGACCTGCATTGGAATCTGGTCGGTTTAAGCCAAAGAGTGTACTGCCTGATCAACGCATGAAATATGGGAGCTATCAACCAAGTAACCTGGGCGGGCGTTACAGAGGTACAGTTACCATGTCGCAAGCCATTGAAAATTCCATCAATGCTCCGGCCGTATGGCTGCTGCACGAGACGGGGCTGGGACGCGCACATCAATTTGCAGATCGATTGGGCATTGAAATGGGCAAGGAGGATCTTCATCTTTCGATTGCCTTAGGTGGTTTGCATAAAGGGGTATCCCCACTAAAAATGGCCCAGGCATATTCCGTGTTTGCCAATAACGGCAAGTTTAATACGGCACATCTAATTCGTGAAATTACGGATTCACGCGGCCGGAAAATCTATGCTTTTAAGCCAGAGAACAAGCAGGTCATCTCCACCAGCACGGCAACGGTCATGACCGGCATGCTTCAAAATGTAGTCAGTCAAGGAACAGGTAGCAGGGCACAGCTGAGTCAGCATAAGGTAGCGGGAAAGACGGGAACAACGCAGGCTGCATTACCTGGTGTAAGCAAGGAGGCGAACAGGGATCTGTGGTTTGTAGGG